The nucleotide window TTGGCCTCTTCCCATTTTGAGTCCGTCTCCATGGTAATGAAGATATCCGGCTGATGTTTCGCAATGAGTTCGTGAAATCTGCTAAATTCAGTATTGAACTGGTGCACATTTACAGACAGAATTTTTACCTTCGAAGAGGACTGTGAAGTTTTTGAAGTTTTCTTGCGCTTATAGAATTTTGTATAGCGAATCAGAACATAAAGGTGATAACACATAAGACCGAACTGAATGGTATTTAATACCCAGAACCAAATGTCTTTGCTTACCAGTACAATGCTGAATCCAAAAACCGCAGCCTGCAGGATGAGCAATTGAATTTTCATAAATTCCGGCACGCGGAAAATCCAGTGCTGATTTCTTATAAAAGGGAGTACACTCAGCAGGATAAGCAGTGCGGACAATACGTTTAGAAACAGTTCCATAGTTTAATAGCTGCAAAGTAAAATAAAAAACCCGCATTTAAAGCTTTTCTGCTCGATTTTATTCATTGTGGACCTTGGTGCCTATGGGATTCCTTTTGTATTTTTGCGCTGCCGGCAACGTACGTATGTTAAACCGGCATCTTTCTCTTCAATTAAAATTCAAAAATTATGAAAATCGGGATATTAGGTGGCGGACAGTTGGGACGGATGTTAATTCAGGAAGGTCTGAAATACGACGACGAATGGTTTACCCTGGATCCTGCAGCCGACGCGCCCTGCAGTACCATTTCCGATTTTACTCAGGGCAAATTTGATGAGTATGAGACGGTTTTCAACTTTGGGAAGGGGAAAGATGTGGTTTCCATTGAAATTGAGCATGTGGATGTGGATGCACTTTTTGAACTTAAAGCCTCAGGCATCAGAGTTTGCCCAAGTCCCGAAATCATCCGGATCATCCAGCAGAAGATATTGCAGAAGAAATTCTACAAAAAGCATGGTATCCCAAGTCCTGAATTCCAGATTATTCAGCAGAAATCCGAAGTAGATTTCCCCTTGCCGTTTGTACAGAAAATGAATACCGGCGGTTACGACGGTAAAGGGGTACAGGTCATACGTACGGAAGACGATCTGCAGAAACTTTGGAATGTACCCTCCGTACTGGAAGCTCTTGTCGATATTGAAAAGGAACTTTCCATCATCGTGGCGATTGGCGAGGACGGCGAAACGAAAACCTTCCCGGTAACTGAAATGGTGGCCGATCCCAAACTGAATCTTCTGGATTTCAACATCTGTCCGGCACATATTTCCGAGGATGTGGAAAAGCAGATCATCGACATTACCGCGCAGTTCACTAAAGCCGCCAACTCTGCCGGCCTTTTTGCCATTGAACTCTTCCTCGATAAAGAAGGTAAAGTTTGGGTAAATGAAACTGCGCCCAGGCTGCATAATTCCGGGCATCAAACGCAGGAAGGAAATGCCAACTCGCAGTTTGAGCAGCTGTGCCGGATCCTGAAGAATGTACCGCTGGCCGATACCGAGGCAATGGGCTACTCGGGCATGCTGAATCTTGTGGGGGATGAAAACCATTCCGGTAAGGTAAGATATGAAGGTTTGGAAGAGGTGATGAAACTGCCACAGACTTATGTACACCTTTACGGAAAAACCAGCACTAAACCTGGACGAAAAATGGGCCACATCAATGTATTGGCAGCTAACCGCGAGGAACTTATGGAAAAACTGATCCGCATTAAGTCGATGGTGAAGGTTACTTCCGTTTAAGCATTCCGGGCCGGTAGTTCATGATGATGACTCCGGTGATGATGAGTATCGCTGCAATGATAAACTTCACTGTGATTTCTTCATTCAGCACCAGCCAGCCCAGGAAGATGGCAATACCCGTATTGACGTAGGAAAGCATGGATATTTGCGTGGGCCGCAGTCTCTTCAGCGCATAATTGAATGCAAAATAAGCAGCCACCGAGCCAAAACAGGCCAGATAAACCGTTGCTGCAATACTTCGGGCCGACCATAAACGGTAATCCGTTTCTTCAGAAAAAAGGAAGGCGATAATTAGCTGCACGATTCCGGCGAAGGCAAACTGATAAAACAGGTTTAGAAAAAGATTATCGTTGCGGAACTGAATTTTCTTCGTGTAGATCGTTCCGCCTGCCCAACCGAATATGGCCAGGAAAAGCAGGATAATTCCGAAAAGATAGTCCGGATTGCCAAAATCTGACATTCCGTTCCAAAAGATAAACAGCACGCCGCTGAAGCCAAAAAGTATCCCGGCAACCGATCTGAAAGAAAATTTTTCCAGTCCGAAAATAACACTGCAAAGCAAAACGGCAATTGGTGACATTGAACTTACCAGGGAGGCCAGACTGCTTGAAATATGAGCTTCGGCCACGGTAGTAAGACCGTTGGCAACGATCAGCATCAGCGACGAAAGGGTGATCTGCACCATGAAGTTACGGCGTCCGATCCATTTTAACTGTCCGCGCGCAATCAGGAAAAGAAGTAGGATAAGTGCGGCCAGCAGCTGCCGTAATCCGGCTACAAACCAGGGCGGGATGGTTTCCACACCGATCTTTATGCCGAGAAAGGTGGTTCCCCAAACGATGGCGATGGTAAGAACTGCTATGATGAGCCGGAGATCTGCGCTGATTTTCACGCTGCAAAAGTAGCCATTCCACACGGCATGAGGTCTTTTTTTGCTAAATTTTCCTAACTTTAAGCCTTCAAAATAAATATCTTTTTTCTCGGTATGGTCGGAATAATTATGGGTAGCCAGAGCGATCTGGCCATTATGCAGCAGGCAGCAGATTTCTTGAAATCACAGAATATAGACTATGAACTTACGGTGGTTTCGGCGCACAGAACGCCGGAACGCATGTTTGACTATGCAAAATCTGCAAAAAGCCGCGGACTGAAGGTAATTGTTGCCGGAGCAGGCGGCGCCGCACACCTTCCGGGTATGGTGGCCAGCTGTACCACACTTCCTGTAATCGGCGTGCCGATATTATCTTCAAACTCCATTGACGGTTGGGATTCCATCCTGTCCATTTTGCAGATGCCTTCCGGAATTCCGGTGGCTACAGTAGCGCTGAACGGTGCCATGAATGCCGGGATTTTGGCCGCTAAGATCATCGGCGCCTCAGATGATGCAGTTGCAGAAAGACTGGAAAAATATCAGGAATCACTAAAGGAGAAAGTCATGAGAACGGTAGAGGAAATCAACAGGAGCCATCCCAACAACTTTGATAAATAGCCGGCCACGGTCCACAGATGGCGGATAATCGCCGCCATCCTGTTTCAATTCCTGAATCAAATTAATTTTGAGCTCAAAAGAAGCCGACTTCTCATATAGAAATGTGGAGAAGTATACATTTGCTTACTTTTTGAAGAATTCCATCAGATCCATATAATTCTTCTGGTTCACGCCGTGACCGCTCATATACTCGCGGAAAGTGAAGTAGCAGCTAAGGTCGTACAACAGATCTGCGGCTTTGCGGCCCCATTCCAATGGGATTACAGTGTCGTCGGTGCCGTGTGAGATAAAGAAACGCAGGTGTTCCAGTTTTTTCTTGTCCTTAACAATTTCGCCGAGAAGTTTTTCTTCAGGGTAACAGCTCAGACAGGCTACTTTGCTGAACAGTTCAGGCAAACGTAGCGCAAGTGCATAGCTAAGAATTCCGCCCTGCGAGAATCCGCACAGATGTGTTTTGTTGTCGGTTAGTCCATATTGGTTGGATATCCGGAGCATCTGATCCAGGATTCCGTTCAGCGAAGCATTGGCCTGTGCAGTATCTACAAATTTTTCAGGGTCCATAAAATCGATATCATACCAGGAATAACCTTCATATTCAGTGGAATGTGGCGCCCGAAAACTTACCACGATCCAATCGTCGGGTAAGGTGGGTGTAAATGAGAAAAGGTCCTGTTCATTACTGCCGTAGCCGTGAAGAAGAAACAGAATGGTGGTTTGCGGAGTGATATGCTGAGGTTCGCGTATGAGGTATTGAAGGTCCATAAAATATTTTCTGCGAATATACTCAAATCTGTTGCCACGCCCGGGGATTGTCATTAAGGCCGGAATAAGGTGTAATTTAATTGCAAATAATGTTCAGAATGTCAAACTTTATTATCAAAAAATCCTATATTTGACCGTTAATAATAAAATTTGGCATGAAAAGAACGCTTCTTTCCCGTAAAAAGATCAGTTTTACGTTACCGTTAATAGCTTCAGTTACTATATTAAGCCTTTTTTCCTCCTGTAAGGAGCGTGAAGAAGACCCGAACGAAACGCTGAGCGTAGCCTTTACCGTACAGGCAACTCCGCTGGTAGACATCAATGCGGTGGTTACTCAGGTAGGTACAGTACAAAGCACCAAGTTCAATGTTCCCGGAACTACCTGGTCCAGTGAGCCGCAAATCGTGAACAGTTCTGTAGGAGCTGTACATCTTGCTGCAACCGGAGAGGGTGTAGATGCCGATTCCAGACTGATTGTAAGGATTTTTGTAAACGGTGAACAGAAAGCTGTTGATACTGCCAAAGGTATCAACCTGATGGCCAAGACGGTGGTGGATTTTAATAAATAAGAATTAGCTCGTCATTATAAAACTCCCGGAAATTTATTTTCGGGAGTTGTTTTTTGTCGTAGAATATGAAGCGGGGACTCTGGATTTGCCTCAAGAAGAAATACATTCTTGGACAGTTCTTCTTTATCTTGTGATGGTATTTGGAGGACATGAAAAATCAAGTGGTTTAACAAGAGCCAAGAAAAAGATTTAAAAAAAATGGCTGGAACGATCCTTAATAATGAAATGATACAATCAAGTATCGCAAAGTGGGCAGATACCATCTCTGCTTCTAATTGGGGTGGGAATAATCTACATATTGATGAAATTGACAGTTTGATGAATTTGGAACGGAATCAATGGGTTAGGGTGTCATTTTCTATTCTCAATATTATTAGTAATAAAAAAAGAAAACCTGATTCTCTAATACCTTTTTTACATATAGATTTGGAATTTACCAAGTGTAAGATCGAAATTAATAATATTACCCTCGATTGGCTAGAAGAAAACATCGATCGCTATACTCCTCCGAGTCTGCATTTTACTACTAAAGAATATTTTAACAGTTTTTACGTTCGCGAATTATCTCGCTGTGAAGTGGGAAATGATATTTTAGAATACATTAATTACTCAGATAAGCTCTCATTTTTTAAAAGACAATACTTGGATAAAGACGAGGAGATGTATTCAAATGAAATTTACATATTTATTGATTGAAGCATATAGGAATCAAATAGAGACGAGATGAAAGGGGAAAGGAGCCGCAAATCGTAAACAGTTCTGTAGGAGCAGTACTTCTTGCTACAACCGGTGAAGGTGTAAATGGATTCCAGACTTATCGCAAGGATTTTTGCAAGTGACGAACAGAAAACTGTAGATACCGCTAAAGTATCAACCTGATGGCCAAGACGGTGGTGGATTTCAATAAATAAAAGATTAGCAATCCAAAGCAAATAACAACTCCCGGAAATGTTCTTTCCGGGAGTTTAAATTGACTGTTTTAATTTATAGTTCGCGCTCTACTTTTGCGACTGGCTTCAGCTTAATAAGCCTCATTTTGTCCAGCAGAAGCATAATGTAGTAGGTCACATCTATCTCGTGCCATCTTACGCCGCCAAAGTTGGCTCTGCTGCCGTGTTTGTGGTGATTGTTGTGATAACCTTCGCCCATCATCAGCCAGTCGAATCTGAAAAGGTTTTTAGAGGTATCTGAAACTTTAAAGTTCACATAGCCGTAAATGTGCCCGAACCAGTTGATGATCACGCCGTGAATAGGCGCCATCATATAAGCAACAGGAAGTAAGAGCCACTGCCACCAGGCCGTAGCGAAAATATAAAAGAAGGCGGTATAGCCGGCCGCCCAGACAAGTCTGGAAAACCATGAACTTGCAAAGCGGTCAAACGCTTCCCACTTCGGAACGTTCTTGGTGAATTTTTCTTCTATAGCTACCTTTTGCTGGTTAATCTGCTGATAAATGGATTTCGTACGCCACATCATTGTGAAAAGGTTATGGTCGTATTTCGGCGAGTGCGGATCTTTTTCAGTGTCGGCGTAGGCATGATGCATGCGGTGCATGACACCATAGCCATAAGCCGAAAGATAATTGGATCCCTGTGTGATCCAGGTGAGGACATAACATAGCTTTTCGCCAAAACGGGACATTTTAAAACTTTGATGAGCGGCGTAGCGGTGGAGGAAGAAGGTTTGGAAAAAAAGTCCGGAATACCAAAGGACTGCAATAAAAATAAGGATGGTCATGAAATGAAAGAATATATGAAGCCATAAAGTTACGCCGAATACAGTAAAATCATGGTCTGTAGCTCCACCTTACACTATGCATACAATAAAAGCCGCAAAAAATTTGCGGCTTTTATAGGTGTTATATGGTGTGTTTACACTGCTTTCACGATGAAATAATTCTTCTTTCCTTTCTGCAGCAGCAGGAATTTCCCGTCAATTAAATCTGCTTCAGAAACTTCAAACGTGTCGTCTACTTTGTCTTTATTGATGGAGATGGAATTGCTTTGCAGCTCCCTCCTGGCTTCACCTTTAGACTTCAGGAAACCTGATTTCTCAGAGATAAGGTCAATGATGTTGGATCCGATCAGTTCCGCTTTTGAAATATCCTTCTGTGGCACTCCGTCGAACACTTCAAGAAAGGTATGTTCATCAAGATTTTTAAGGTCTTCTGCCGTAGAACGCCCGAAAAGTATATCCGAGGCCTTCACTGCTTTTTCAAAATCTTCGCGGCTGTGTACCCAAACCGTCACTTCTTCCGCCAGTTTTTTCTGAAGTTTCCTTTCATGGGGAGCCTGCTTATGCTCCTCTATCAGACTTTCAATTTCTTCTTTGCCCAGGAAGGTGTAGAATTTTATAAAACGTTCGGCATCCTCATCGGTCGCATTTACCCAAAACTGGTAGAAACGGTAGGGAGAAGTCCTTTTGGGATCCAGCCAGTAATTCTCGCCACTTTCAGATTTCCCGAATTTGGAGCCATCAGCCTTGGTGATAAGCGGAACCGTTAAGGCAAAGGCTTCGCCCTGTACCTTTCTGCGGATAAGTTCCGTTCCCGTGGTGATGTTTCCCCACTGGTCCGAGCCGCCCATCTGCAGCTTCACGTTATTGTTTTTGTAAAGGTGCAGGAAATCATAGCCCTGCAGTAACTGATAAGTAAATTCTGTAAAACTCATCCCCTCGGCACCGTTTTCGCCTGTAATCCGCTTCTTTACTGATTCCTTGGCCATCATATAGTTAACGGTCAGGTTCTTGCCCACATCGCGTACAAAATCAAGGAAGCTGAATTCCTTCATCCAGTCGTAATTGTTCACGAGCTCGGCTCTGTTCTCTTCCTCACCTTCAAAGTTGAGGAATTTTGAAAGTTGCGCCTTGATGCAGTCTACATAATGATTCAGTGTTGCTTCGTCCAGGAGGTTTCTTTCGCTGGATTTGCCGGACGGATCGCCAATCATACCGGTGGCACCGCCCACAAGAGCAATCGGCTTATGGCCGTGCTGCTGGAAATGGGCCAGAACTTTAATCGGAATCAGACTTCCTATATGCAGTGAATCCGCTGTGGGGTCAAAACCTATATATGCCGACGTAACTTCCTTATTCAACTGTTCATCAGTTCCGGGCATCATGTCTGCGTAAAGTCCTCGCCATTTAAGTTCTTCGATAAAAGGATTCATTTCTATAAAATTTTGGGTAAATATAATGTTATAACAGCCTGAAATTTTGGTTCGGATATCACTCTGCCTTCCGGGTGGCCAAAACTTCAGTTTTCTGCAGGCGTTTAAAGGTGCGTGCACTAAGTGCGATACTGAATTCAAAAAGAATAAGAAGTGGGATAGCAGCCATCATCATGCTGATGACATCAGCCGGCGTAATAACCGCTGCAATGATCATAATAAGCACTATGGCATGTCGCCTGTAAGTCCTGAGGAATTTTGGCGTCAGGATGCCGATGGTTGTCAGGAAATAGACGATCACCGGAAATAGGAATACGATTCCCATACCGAGAACAATCTGGAAAAACAGGGCCGTGTAATCAGAAAGGTCATACAGAGGTTCAATGATATCAGAAATTTTGAAAAGTACGGCAAAGTTGATGGCAAAGGGCAGGATAAGATAATATCCGCAAAGAATGCCCAGAAGGAACAGGATCCATACGGAGTTAATCAGCATCAGCGAATTGTTTTTTTCCTGAGGCCGGAGAGCTGGTGATATAAAGCGCCAGAGTTCCCAAACAATATAAGGAAAGGCCAGTACCACGCCACCCAGGAAGGAGACGGACATCATCACATTAAACTGCTGGTAGAGTTTCTGTACACGAACCGGAAAATCATCCGGAAGTATCATGGCATCCACACCGCTCATTTGCCTGGACAGCATATTGATCACCTGAAATGTGGGAAAATCATTTCGCACCGGACCGAAAAATACCTGGTCCATAATCCATTCAATATTGAAACCTACCACCAGCGCACCTATGACTATCGCTATGATACATCTGATCAGGTGGCCGCGCAGTTCGCCAATGTGTCCCATAAAGGACATGTCTTTTCCTTCGCTCATTTTATTGGGTTCCGGCATTCAGCATATGAAAACGGAAGCTGCAAAAATACTGATTTCTGCGGGATAATAGGCAGGCTGGGTTCAGGAAAACCAGTTACTAATTGATGCCTTCATCCAGTAGCCTGTGGATGTCGATGATGCCAAAATACTGTCCCTGGTCTGTAACGATCAGCTGCCCGATATTCCGCTCTTTAAGGATAGCCATAGCCACTTTGGCCAGTTCCTCTTTGTCGATGCTTTTAGGATGGTGGCTCATAATTTCTTTGGCAGTGACTTTCGAGACATCTTCTTCGCGCATCAGCATACGGCGCAGATCACCGTCGGTAATAACACCAACGATTTCCTGGTCACGGGTGACCACTGTAATTCCGTGCGAGGAACCGCTTACTGAAATAATGATTTCTCTGATGCCGGCATCTTCGGTAACCTGTGGTTTCTGCGGAGAAAGGAACTGTTTTACGCGGGCGGTGAGGTTTTTCCCCAGGCTGCCACCGGGATGGAACCTGGCAAAATCCTGCTCGCGGAAGCCACTAATTTCCATTAGGCAAACGGCCAAAGCGTCACCCAAAGACATCTGCACGGTGGTGGAGCTGGTGGGTGCCAGTTTTATGGGGCAGGCTTCCTTTTCTACAGAAGAGTCCAGGATGACCTCCGAAAATTCAGCCAGTTTAGAATTGGGATTTCCGGTCATGCCAATAAGGGCTGACGAATATTCTTTCAGAAATGGCAGCAGGTTTACGATTTCGGGCGAATTGCCGCTGTTGGAAATGCAAAGCACCACATCGCTTTTCTGAATGACACCCAGGTCGCCGTGTATGGCTTCCGACGCGTGAAGAAACTGTGCCGGTGTACCGGTAGAATTAAGGGTAGCTACAATTTTATTTCCTACATGGGCAGATTTGCCTATTCCCACAACAATAAGTTTTCCTGCAGCGCCGTTTATAATCTCCACGGCTTTAAGGAAATGGTGATCCAGACGGTTTTTAAGATTTTCGAGTTCCTGTATTTCAATGCTTACTGCAGACCTGGCAATATCGAGGATTTTTTCCGGATTCATTTTCAGATATTTGGGATGGAATTTGGATATGATTTATATCATTTATTTTTTTGTGTTAACGCGTTGAAAATCGACTCCATAGATTGAGTTTGTGATTTTAATTTGTTAACTTTGGCTTATTTGCAAATTTAGAAAACTTTAAACGAATTACGTTTACTGAATACAGAATGTGGATGTAGAAAGACCTTAGTGGTAAAGCCCGCTTACGGTCTTAAAATGAATAATAAGATGAAAATAACTTCCGCCGAACTAACAGGCGAACTTAAAAAATATTTCGGATTTTCAAAATTCAAAGGTCAGCAGAAAGAAATCATCACTACCCTGCTGGGAGGCAATGATGTTTTTGTGCTTATGCCTACGGGTGGCGGAAAATCCCTTTGCTACCAGTTGCCCGCCCTTATTTCGGAGGGAACCGCAATCGTAGTCTCACCGCTGATCGCCCTGATGAAAAATCAGGTAGATGCCGTGAACGGCCTCTCCTCGGATCCCGGCGTAGCCCATGTCCTGAACTCATCGCTTAACAAGACCCAAACCAAGCAGGTTTTCGACGATATTACCGCAGGACGAACCAAATTATTATATGTTGCCCCCGAATCACTCATCAAGGAAGAGTATCTTGACTTTCTGAAGGAGGTTAAGATTTCCTTTGTAGCCATTGACGAGGCGCACTGTATTTCCGAGTGGGGCCATGATTTCCGCCCGGAATACCGCAATCTGAAGCTGATCATTGACAAAGTTGCCGATGTTCCCGTAATTGCGCTTACCGCTACTGCTACACCTAAGGTGCAGGACGATATTCAGAAAACACTTGGAATGACCGATGCGAAAGTGTTTAAGGAAAGTTTTAACCGGCCTAACCTTTTTTATGAAGTACGCCCGAAGGTCAACATTGACAAGGAAATTGTCCGCTTCATAAATCAGCATAAAGGGAAGTCCGGAATTGTGTACTGCCTGAGCCGCCGGAAGGTAGAAGAGTTTGCTCAGCTGCTGCAGGTGAACGGAATCAACGCACTGCCTTATCATGCGGGTCTGGACCAGAAAACCAGGGTAGCCAATCAGGATAAGTTCCTGATGGAGGAGGCTGATGTAATTGTGGCTACCATCGCTTTCGGTATGGGTATTGACAAGCCGGATGTACGATTTGTTATTCACTATGATATTCCAAAATCCCTGGAGAGTTATTACCAGGAGACCGGCCGTGCCGGCAGGGATGGTGGCGAGGGTCACTGCCTGGCTTTCTACGATCCCAAAGACATTGAGAAGCTGGAAAAGTTCCTGGCCCAAAAACCTGTCTCAGAGCGCGAAATTGGCCTGCAGCTGCTGAACGAAGTGGTGGGTTATGTGGAAACCTCCATGAGCCGCCGCCAGTACATACTGCATTATTTCGGCGAAAAGTTTGATCCTGTAAAGGGCGAGGGAGCGCAAATGTGCGACAACTCTGTAAATCCACCCAAGTTGGTGGATGCTACGGCCGAGCTGAAGATGGTCCTGGAGATGGTGAAAGAGCTGGATGAAAAATTTAAAACTAAAGACCTCATCTCGGTGATTGTCGGTAAAGAAAATTCTGTTACCAAATCTTATAAACTGGAATCCGGAAGACATTTCGGCATGGGCAGGGATAAACCTGAGAATTTCTGGAAATCAATTATCCGTCAGGCTACCGTTCAGAATTATCTCCAAAAAGACATTGAGACCTACGGGGTTCTTAAGGTTACCGAAAAAGGTTCGAATGTAATTTCAGGGAAAGATACTGAAGCTTTCCAAATTGCCGAAGACAGGCAGTACGATCTTGCACAGACTAAGGCCAATTCAGACCAAATGCAGGGTCAGCAGGGTGGTGGACTGGATCAAAACCTGTTTGCGCAACTGAAAGATCTTCGTAAAAAGGTGGCTAAAAAACACGGAATTCCGCCTTACACGGTGTTCATGGATCCCAGTCTGGAAGATATGACTGTTCAGTATCCGATTAAGATTGAGGAAATCGGTAAGATTTATGGCGTAGGCGAGGGCAAGGCCAGAAAATACGGTAAGGAATTCGCTGAATTCATCAGCAGGTATGTAGAGGAAAACAATATTGAACGTACACAGGACATGGTTATCAAGCAGGTGGCAAACAAGTCATCCCACAAGGTGTTCATCATCCAGAGTACCGATAAGAAAATTGACCTGGAAGACATTGCCAAAGCGAAGAACCTCAGTATGCACGACCTCCTTAAGGAAATGGAAAGTATTGTATATCAGGGTACCAAACTTAAGATTGACTATTACATCGATGAGAATTTTGATGAGGATATTGTAGAGGAATTCATGGACTTTATGAAAGGCTCCGAAAGTGACAGTATGAAAGTATTGCTCAATGAATTTGGTGACGACCTTAGTGATGATGAGGTTCGTATGCTCCGTATCAAATTTATTTCGGATGTAGCCAATTAATGCCTTTGGCTTCACGCTGAAGAAAGATAAATTTTTCCGGCATCTCCTGGGTGCCGGAATTTTTTTTGTTTTGATTTTTTGTCGCTTCCTACATTTGTTAATTGTGCGTATCCGTACAAGTTTTGCTTCAAAATTTTCGTAATTTTGTGCCACTTAATTTTTAATTATCAAATCAAAATAAAATGAGTCAATTTGATGTTACCGTTATCGGTTCAGGTCCCGGTGGTTACGTAGCTGCAATCCGTTGCGCACAGTTGGGTTTAAAAACTGCAATCATTGAGAAATATCCCACCATGGGCGGTACCTGCCTCAATGTAGGTTGTATTCCTTCCAAAGCGCTCCTGGACAGTTCAGAACATTTTGAAAACGCAAAACATAACTTTGCCTCTCACGGAATCATCATCGATGAGCCAAAAGCTGATCTTGCACGGATGATTGAAAGAAAAAATGAAGTAGTGGAGCAAACCACCAAAGGGATCAACTTCCTGATGGACAAAAACAAGATCACCGTTTTCGAAGGGGTGGGAAGTTTTGAATCTTCCACTCAGGTTAAGGTTACCAAAAACGACGGTTCCACTGAAACCTTAGACTCAAAATACATCATTATCGCAACAGGTTCCAAACCCAGCTCACTTCCATTCATCACTTTGGATAAGGAGAGAGTGATCACTTCT belongs to Chryseobacterium sp. and includes:
- a CDS encoding DMT family transporter — encoded protein: MKISADLRLIIAVLTIAIVWGTTFLGIKIGVETIPPWFVAGLRQLLAALILLLFLIARGQLKWIGRRNFMVQITLSSLMLIVANGLTTVAEAHISSSLASLVSSMSPIAVLLCSVIFGLEKFSFRSVAGILFGFSGVLFIFWNGMSDFGNPDYLFGIILLFLAIFGWAGGTIYTKKIQFRNDNLFLNLFYQFAFAGIVQLIIAFLFSEETDYRLWSARSIAATVYLACFGSVAAYFAFNYALKRLRPTQISMLSYVNTGIAIFLGWLVLNEEITVKFIIAAILIITGVIIMNYRPGMLKRK
- a CDS encoding alpha/beta hydrolase, whose amino-acid sequence is MDLQYLIREPQHITPQTTILFLLHGYGSNEQDLFSFTPTLPDDWIVVSFRAPHSTEYEGYSWYDIDFMDPEKFVDTAQANASLNGILDQMLRISNQYGLTDNKTHLCGFSQGGILSYALALRLPELFSKVACLSCYPEEKLLGEIVKDKKKLEHLRFFISHGTDDTVIPLEWGRKAADLLYDLSCYFTFREYMSGHGVNQKNYMDLMEFFKK
- the purE gene encoding 5-(carboxyamino)imidazole ribonucleotide mutase is translated as MVGIIMGSQSDLAIMQQAADFLKSQNIDYELTVVSAHRTPERMFDYAKSAKSRGLKVIVAGAGGAAHLPGMVASCTTLPVIGVPILSSNSIDGWDSILSILQMPSGIPVATVALNGAMNAGILAAKIIGASDDAVAERLEKYQESLKEKVMRTVEEINRSHPNNFDK
- the tatC gene encoding twin-arginine translocase subunit TatC, giving the protein MSEGKDMSFMGHIGELRGHLIRCIIAIVIGALVVGFNIEWIMDQVFFGPVRNDFPTFQVINMLSRQMSGVDAMILPDDFPVRVQKLYQQFNVMMSVSFLGGVVLAFPYIVWELWRFISPALRPQEKNNSLMLINSVWILFLLGILCGYYLILPFAINFAVLFKISDIIEPLYDLSDYTALFFQIVLGMGIVFLFPVIVYFLTTIGILTPKFLRTYRRHAIVLIMIIAAVITPADVISMMMAAIPLLILFEFSIALSARTFKRLQKTEVLATRKAE
- a CDS encoding SIS domain-containing protein; this translates as MNPEKILDIARSAVSIEIQELENLKNRLDHHFLKAVEIINGAAGKLIVVGIGKSAHVGNKIVATLNSTGTPAQFLHASEAIHGDLGVIQKSDVVLCISNSGNSPEIVNLLPFLKEYSSALIGMTGNPNSKLAEFSEVILDSSVEKEACPIKLAPTSSTTVQMSLGDALAVCLMEISGFREQDFARFHPGGSLGKNLTARVKQFLSPQKPQVTEDAGIREIIISVSGSSHGITVVTRDQEIVGVITDGDLRRMLMREEDVSKVTAKEIMSHHPKSIDKEELAKVAMAILKERNIGQLIVTDQGQYFGIIDIHRLLDEGIN
- a CDS encoding acyl-CoA desaturase, whose amino-acid sequence is MTILIFIAVLWYSGLFFQTFFLHRYAAHQSFKMSRFGEKLCYVLTWITQGSNYLSAYGYGVMHRMHHAYADTEKDPHSPKYDHNLFTMMWRTKSIYQQINQQKVAIEEKFTKNVPKWEAFDRFASSWFSRLVWAAGYTAFFYIFATAWWQWLLLPVAYMMAPIHGVIINWFGHIYGYVNFKVSDTSKNLFRFDWLMMGEGYHNNHHKHGSRANFGGVRWHEIDVTYYIMLLLDKMRLIKLKPVAKVEREL
- a CDS encoding 5-(carboxyamino)imidazole ribonucleotide synthase encodes the protein MKIGILGGGQLGRMLIQEGLKYDDEWFTLDPAADAPCSTISDFTQGKFDEYETVFNFGKGKDVVSIEIEHVDVDALFELKASGIRVCPSPEIIRIIQQKILQKKFYKKHGIPSPEFQIIQQKSEVDFPLPFVQKMNTGGYDGKGVQVIRTEDDLQKLWNVPSVLEALVDIEKELSIIVAIGEDGETKTFPVTEMVADPKLNLLDFNICPAHISEDVEKQIIDITAQFTKAANSAGLFAIELFLDKEGKVWVNETAPRLHNSGHQTQEGNANSQFEQLCRILKNVPLADTEAMGYSGMLNLVGDENHSGKVRYEGLEEVMKLPQTYVHLYGKTSTKPGRKMGHINVLAANREELMEKLIRIKSMVKVTSV
- the tyrS gene encoding tyrosine--tRNA ligase, which codes for MNPFIEELKWRGLYADMMPGTDEQLNKEVTSAYIGFDPTADSLHIGSLIPIKVLAHFQQHGHKPIALVGGATGMIGDPSGKSSERNLLDEATLNHYVDCIKAQLSKFLNFEGEEENRAELVNNYDWMKEFSFLDFVRDVGKNLTVNYMMAKESVKKRITGENGAEGMSFTEFTYQLLQGYDFLHLYKNNNVKLQMGGSDQWGNITTGTELIRRKVQGEAFALTVPLITKADGSKFGKSESGENYWLDPKRTSPYRFYQFWVNATDEDAERFIKFYTFLGKEEIESLIEEHKQAPHERKLQKKLAEEVTVWVHSREDFEKAVKASDILFGRSTAEDLKNLDEHTFLEVFDGVPQKDISKAELIGSNIIDLISEKSGFLKSKGEARRELQSNSISINKDKVDDTFEVSEADLIDGKFLLLQKGKKNYFIVKAV